In Homo sapiens chromosome 11, GRCh38.p14 Primary Assembly, one DNA window encodes the following:
- the KDM4D gene encoding lysine-specific demethylase 4D → METMKSKANCAQNPNCNIMIFHPTKEEFNDFDKYIAYMESQGAHRAGLAKIIPPKEWKARETYDNISEILIATPLQQVASGRAGVFTQYHKKKKAMTVGEYRHLANSKKYQTPPHQNFEDLERKYWKNRIYNSPIYGADISGSLFDENTKQWNLGHLGTIQDLLEKECGVVIEGVNTPYLYFGMWKTTFAWHTEDMDLYSINYLHLGEPKTWYVVPPEHGQRLERLARELFPGSSRGCGAFLRHKVALISPTVLKENGIPFNRITQEAGEFMVTFPYGYHAGFNHGFNCAEAINFATPRWIDYGKMASQCSCGEARVTFSMDAFVRILQPERYDLWKRGQDRAVVDHMEPRVPASQELSTQKEVQLPRRAALGLRQLPSHWARHSPWPMAARSGTRCHTLVCSSLPRRSAVSGTATQPRAAAVHSSKKPSSTPSSTPGPSAQIIHPSNGRRGRGRPPQKLRAQELTLQTPAKRPLLAGTTCTASGPEPEPLPEDGALMDKPVPLSPGLQHPVKASGCSWAPVP, encoded by the coding sequence ATGGAAACTATGAAGTCTAAGGCCAACTGTGCCCAGAATCCAAATTGTAACATAATGATATTTCATCCAACCAAAGAAGAGTTTAAtgattttgataaatatattgcTTACATGGAATCCCAAGGTGCACACAGAGCTGGCTTGGCTAAGATAATTCCACCCAAAGAATGGAAAGCCAGAGAGACCTATGATAATATCAGTGAAATCTTAATAGCCACTCCCCTCCAGCAGGTGGCCTCTGGGCGGGCAGGGGTGTTTACTCAataccataaaaaaaagaaagccatgaCTGTGGGGGAGTATCGCCATTTGGCAAACAGTAAAAAATATCAGACTCCACCACACCAGAATTTCGAAGATTTGGAGCGAAAATACTGGAAGAACCGCATCTATAATTCACCGATTTATGGTGCTGACATCAGTGGCTCCTTGTTTGATGAAAACACTAAACAATGGAATCTTGGGCACCTGGGAACAATTCAGGACCTGCTGGAAAAGGAATGTGGGGTTGTCATAGAAGGCGTCAATACACCCTACTTGTACTTTGGCATGTGGAAAACCACGTTTGCTTGGCATACAGAGGACATGGACCTTTACAGCATCAACTACCTGCACCTTGGGGAGCCCAAAACTTGGTATGTGGTGCCCCCAGAACATGGCCAGCGCCTGGAACGCCTGGCCAGGGAGCTCTTCCCAGGCAGTTCCCGGGGTTGTGGGGCCTTCCTGCGGCACAAGGTGGCCCTCATCTCGCCTACAGTTCTCAAGGAAAATGGGATTCCCTTCAATCGCataactcaggaggctggagagtTCATGGTGACCTTTCCCTATGGCTACCATGCTGGCTTCAACCATGGTTTCAACTGCGCAGAGGCCATCAATTTTGCCACTCCGCGATGGATTGATTATGGCAAAATGGCCTCCCAGTGTAGCTGTGGGGAGGCAAGGGTGACCTTTTCCATGGATGCCTTCGTGCGCATCCTGCAACCTGAACGCTATGACCTGTGGAAACGTGGGCAAGACCGGGCAGTTGTGGACCACATGGAGCCCAGGGTACCAGCCAGCCAAGAGCTGAGCACCCAGAAGGAAGTCCAGTTACCCAGGAGAGCAGCGCTGGGCCTGAGACAACTCCCTTCCCACTGGGCCCGGCATTCCCCTTGGCCTATGGCTGCCCGCAGTGGGACACGGTGCCACACCCTTGTGTGCTCTTCACTCCCACGCCGATCTGCAGTTAGTGGCACTGCTACGCAGCCCCGGGCTGCTGCTGTCCACAGCTCTAAGAAGCCCAGCTCAACTCCATCATCCACCCCTGGTCCATCTGCACAGATTATCCACCCGTCAAATGGCAGACGTGGTCGTGGTCGCCCTCCTCAGAAACTGAGAGCTCAGGAGCTGACCCTCCAGACTCCAGCCAAGAGGCCCCTCTTGGCGGGCACAACATGCACAGCTTCGGGCCCAGAACCTGAGCCCCTACCTGAGGATGGGGCTTTGATGGACAAGCCTGTACCACTGAGCCCAGGGCTCCAGCATCCTGTCAAGGCTTCTGGGTGCAGCTGGGCCCCTGTGCCCTAA